In a genomic window of Salmo trutta chromosome 32, fSalTru1.1, whole genome shotgun sequence:
- the LOC115171890 gene encoding cdc42 effector protein 4-like, producing the protein MPILKQLVSGSSQSKQRRSRMDLTREMISAPLGDFRHTMHVGRSGDAFGDTSFLSTHSGEAPHQAEPQAHPHSPRPGLLSRTFRSSKRSQSVTRVDQRDCSLAPPGGSPTFVKNAMSLPFLNDENGDHVDGGHRVPKSLSSSPLKQLNEQDGGGGTRPSNGAAAGSRSLELDERSFGELTDLPSPSRGYYGGGMKRAVSVMSFHIDLGPSMLGDILGVMEKEDDDLGYEEGKSSEGRASPTLLLGREVGGEEEGREEPEAELLQLQEEAVPVPVSPTSFVEPDVGEDEGAPYTPEPRPKHLQHQLDTCSVASSASGSAHVEQEKRARQLHGGDTDSATFSAPPEEEEEELGKFSSFLEDEDDEIRV; encoded by the coding sequence ATGCCCATCCTAAAGCAGCTGGTATCTGGTTCGTCCCAGTCCAAACAGCGCCGCTCCCGTATGGACCTGACCCGGGAGATGATCAGCGCTCCCCTGGGGGACTTCCGCCACACCATGCACGTGGGGCGCAGCGGGGACGCCTTCGGGGACACCTCTTTCCTCTCCACCCACTCTGGGGAGGCCCCCCACCAGGCCGAACCCCAGGCCCATCCCCACTCCCCCCGCCCGGGGCTTTTATCCAGAACCTTCCGCAGCAGCAAACGCTCCCAGTCCGTCACCAGAGTGGACCAGAGAGATTGCTCGCTAGCACCACCCGGTGGCTCGCCCACCTTCGTGAAGAACGCCATGTCACTCCCCTTCCTCAATGATGAAAACGGTGACCATGTTGATGGAGGACACAGGGTGCCTAAGAGCCTCTCGTCCAGCCCACTGAAACAACTGAATGAGCAGGATGGAGGTGGAGGTACCAGGCCGTCTAATGGGGCCGCTGCTGGGTCACGCTCTCTGGAGCTGGATGAGAGGAGCTTTGGGGAGCTGACTGACCTGCCAAGCCCCAGCCGCGGGTACTACGGAGGGGGGATGAAGCGCGCTGTGTCGGTCATGTCGTTCCACATCGACCTTGGGCCCTCCATGTTGGGGGACATCCTGGGGGTGATGGAGAAGGAGGATGATGATCTGGGATACGAGGAGGGGAAGAGCAGTGAGGGACGGGCCTCTCCTACACTACTcctggggagggaggtgggaggagaggaggagggaagagaggaaccGGAAGCTGAGCTACTGCAGCTGCAGGAGGAGGCGGTCCCTGTACCTGTGAGTCCAACCAGCTTTGTAGAACCTGATGTGGGAGAGGACGAGGGAGCACCCTACACCCCAGAGCCCCGCCCTAAACACCTGCAGCACCAATTAGATACCTGTTCTGTGGCCAGCTCCGCCTCTGGCTCCGCCCACGTGGAGCAGGAGAAACGAGCCAGACAGCTCCACGGGGGGGATACGGACAGCGCCACTTTCAGCGCCCcacctgaggaggaggaggaggagctgggaAAGTTTTCTTCCTTCTTGGAGGACGAGGATGATGAGATCCGTGTATGA